In one window of Episyrphus balteatus chromosome 3, idEpiBalt1.1, whole genome shotgun sequence DNA:
- the LOC129916142 gene encoding STAM-binding protein, whose product MSKVANYMGMSIVEPQARIKHLANYGNMIEVDPNMPVQRYFRSGTEILRMANVYLTEGNHENAYILYIKFMTLFIEKIRTHPDYNSVPAAVKQPIRVKLKEIIPVTEKLKDKLLVRYQKEYEQFLANKEAEKARELEREKQRLQQEQKDKSNRGGSMPMGLQVQINSKVQPSAPDLSLLDQVVYPNDFPSGTGGRSNLPSSGLLLPDSDKKPVKPIFDRSQKPSNESSESLLASGSLRTVVIPHNTMSLFLSLASKNTANNVETCGILAGRLAHNRLLITHVIIPKQQGTADSCNTMKEEEIFDVQDQQNLITLGWIHTHPSQTAFLSSVDLHTHCSYQMMMPEAIAIVCAPKYQASGFFCLTPNYGLDYIAQCRQAGFHPHPNDPPLFMDATHIHVDEHLSVEFVDLRR is encoded by the exons aTGTCTAAAGTAGCCAACTACATGGGCATGAGCATAGTCGAGCCACAAGCTCGAATAAAACATTTGGCCAACTATGGTAACATGATCGAAGTTGATCCAAATATGCCTGTACAACG TTATTTTCGTTCAGGGACAGAAATCCTTCGAATGGCCAATGTCTATCTTACCGAAGGCAATCACGAAAATGCTTATAtactttatattaaattcaTGACCTTGTTCATTGAGAAAATCCGCACTCATCCGGATTATAATAGTGTGCCTGCTGCTGTCAAGCAACCAATTCGGGTGAAACTTAAAGAAATCATTCCCGTCACTGAAAAACTCAAAGACAAGTTACTTGTTCGTTATCAAAAAGAATATGAACAATTTCTGGCCAATAAGGAGGCCGAGAAGGCCCGCGAATTGGAAAGAGAAAAACAACGTTTGCAACAGGAGCAAAAAGACAAATCGAATAGAGGAGGCAGCATGCCGATGGGTTTGCAAGTGCAAATAAACAGTAAAGTGCAACCGAGTGCACCTGATTTGAGTTTATTGGATCAAGTGGTGTATCCTAATGATTTTCCAAGCGGAACTGGTGGCAGATCGAATCTCCCTTCATCGGGATTACTCTTACCAGATTCTGATAAGAAACCAGTCAA aCCAATTTTCGATAGAAGCCAAAAGCCATCTAATGAATCTTCAGAATCACTTTTGGCTTCAGGCTCTTTACGGACAGTTGTCATTCCGCATAATACAATGTCACTGTTTTTGAGCTTAGCAAGTAAAAACACTGCGAATAATGTAGAGACATGTGGAATTCTAGCTGGACGGCTGGCTCATAATCGTTTGCTTATTACTCATGTTATTATACCGAAACAACAAGGAACAGCAGATAGTTGTAATACAATGAAGGAAGAGGAAATCTTCGATGTACAAGATCAACAAAATCTCATTACTTTAGGTTGGATTCAT ACTCATCCAAGTCAGACGGCTTTTCTCTCTTCGGTAGATCTTCACACTCATTGCTCCTACCAAATGATGATGCCAGAAGCTATAGCTATTGTATGTGCTCCTAAATATCAAGC ATCTGGTTTCTTTTGCCTGACCCCAAATTATGGCTTGGATTATATTGCCCAATGCCGTCAAGCTGGGTTTCACCCCCATCCAAATGATCCTCCACTATTTATG GATGCAACTCATATCCACGTAGATGAACATTTAAGCGTAGAATTTGTTGACCTTCGAAGATAG